A window of the Lactuca sativa cultivar Salinas chromosome 5, Lsat_Salinas_v11, whole genome shotgun sequence genome harbors these coding sequences:
- the LOC111878780 gene encoding uncharacterized protein LOC111878780, translating to MNRGEYRSKHQVYSKWGKMNKEIMLFNDLWNNMKRQWKSGESDEVILKKALKVYQKENLKAFKFLEVWHFLKDNRKWLSSKTFDQHIDSGSKRSRTSESDHTTSDARVQFDLNEDEPVPVSPPSRPLGRDKSKSKGKGKASDSDDLKEMGTDMKDIKERMDKILKIASERELRKQRESDMRILAMDTSNMTGAKLEVVLAMKEEVKNRYVNRD from the coding sequence ATGAACCGTGGAGAATACCGTTCAAAACATCAAGTGTACTCCAAATGGGGGAAGATGAACAaggaaatcatgttgtttaatgactTGTGGAACAACATGAAACGTCAATGGAAAAGTGGAGAAAGCGATGAAGTCATTTTGAAGAAAGCGTTGAAAGTGTATCAAAAAGAAAATCTGAAGGCTTTCAAGTTTCTGGAAGTTTGGCATTTTTTGAAAGATAACAGGAAATGGCTGAGTAGCAAAACATTTGACCAACATATCGACAGTGGGTCAAAACGCAGCAGAACATCTGAGTCCGACCACACTACATCAGATGCTCGTGTTCAGTTTGATCTGAACGAAGATGAACCTGTTCCAGTTTCACCACCTTCCCGACCATTGGGAAGAGACAAATCAAAAAGCAAAGGCAAAGGCAAAGCGTCGGATTCAGATGATTTGAAAGAAATGGGAACCGACATGAAGGATATAAAAGAGAGAATGGACAAGATTTTGAAAATTGCTTCTGAAAGAGAGCTTCGAAAACAAAGGGAGAGCGACATGCGAATACTAGCAATGGACACGTCGAATATGACCGGGGCCAagcttgaagtggttttggcgatGAAAGAGGAAGTGAAAAACCGTTACGTGAATCGTGActaa